The Actinomycetota bacterium genome has a window encoding:
- a CDS encoding peptidylprolyl isomerase (rotamase C; accelerates isomerization of the peptidyl prolyl bond), translating to MPVARARHILVATEAEALDLKQQIADGADFAETARQHSQCPSRMQGGDLGEFMPGQMVAEFNDVCFNDEVGVVHGPVQTRFGYHIIEVTDRRD from the coding sequence ATGCCCGTAGCGCGCGCACGCCACATCCTCGTCGCCACCGAGGCCGAGGCGCTCGACCTGAAGCAGCAGATCGCCGATGGCGCCGACTTCGCCGAGACGGCGCGGCAGCACTCACAGTGCCCGTCCCGTATGCAGGGAGGCGACCTCGGCGAGTTCATGCCGGGGCAGATGGTGGCCGAGTTCAACGACGTCTGCTTCAACGACGAGGTCGGCGTGGTGCACGGCCCGGTGCAGACCCGCTTCGGCTACCACATCATCGAGGTCACCGACCGCCGCGACTGA